Proteins found in one Aspergillus chevalieri M1 DNA, chromosome 2, nearly complete sequence genomic segment:
- a CDS encoding uncharacterized protein (COG:Q;~EggNog:ENOG410PV0G;~InterPro:IPR001128,IPR017972,IPR002401,IPR036396;~PFAM:PF00067;~go_function: GO:0005506 - iron ion binding [Evidence IEA];~go_function: GO:0016705 - oxidoreductase activity, acting on paired donors, with incorporation or reduction of molecular oxygen [Evidence IEA];~go_function: GO:0020037 - heme binding [Evidence IEA];~go_process: GO:0055114 - oxidation-reduction process [Evidence IEA]), translated as MRILHPLARYPGPLLASLTYGWKAYYVYKLFFHEKLIELHQQYGPVVRVGPNHLHIWDGNAIAPIYKGGRSMGKSEFYDAFTAFNPNIFGTTNDDIHSLRRRQLSHGFSQASVVNLEPLIENEMKFLQSRLHTFAQTGEIFDLKLLLSLYVFDILGSVAFGKPFGAQQRGYEEVLPAINDHLLLAGIVGELPLQNITKTISRWSPIPWMRRLMKNRDALKKICAECVKYKINNPTERQDLLKNLVEAVDPDTGSTLTEQEINSEAFAVLVAGSHSTSGTLTLLFWHLLQNPDTLAAVVDEVESTLPPLANDQIAYPIQGLESSLSYLMACVRENFRINPVFTMPLWRRVGRPGGLEIGKYHIPYGTNICISNYVLHHNPAIWGNDHNKFNPSRWLDEKRSKELSRYLIPFSIGHRMCIGRNLAMTNILKTVTTLLREFDIKPVTKRQTVRVHSPGIGEMDGEFLCTVLVREG; from the exons ATGCGAATCCTCCACCCGTTAGCAAGATACCCGGGCCCGCTGCTTGCGTCTCTTACATATGGATGGAAGGCATATTATGTGTATAAGCTGTTCTTCCATGAAAAACTCATCGAGCTTCATCAACAATATGGACCAGTTGTGCGGGTAGGCCCGAATCATCTTCACATATGGGATGGCAATGCTATTGCCCCTATCTACAAAGGAGGTCGCTCGATGGGCAAATCTGAGTTTTATGACGCGTTTACGGCTTTCAATCCAAATATCTTTGGGACTACGAATGACGAT ATCCACTCCCTCCGTCGACGACAGCTTTCTCACGGATTCTCCCAAGCTTCTGTTGTGAACCTGGAGCCTCTGATTGAAAATGAGATGAAGTTCCTGCAGAGTAGGTTACACACTTTTGCACAGACCGGAGAGATATTCGACCTGAAACTGCTACTTTCGCTCTACGTCTTTGATATCCTGGGCTCAGTAGCATTCGGCAAGCCGTTTGGAGCTCAACAGAGAGGATATGAGGAGGTATTGCCCGCAATAAATGATCATCTACTCCTGGCTGGTATCGTGGGAGAGCTACCTTTGCAGAATATTACCAAGACAATCAGCAGATGGTCACCAATCCCATGGATGAGACGATTAATGAAGAACCGGGATGCTCTTAAGAAAATCTGTGCGGAATGCGTCAAATACAAAATAAATAATCCGACTGAAAGACAAGATCTCTTGAAGAATTTGGTTGAGGCCGTGGATCCCGATACTGGGTCaaccttgacagaacaggagATCAACTCAGAAGCCTTTGCAGTTCT CGTGGCCGGATCGCACTCGACTTCAGGAACTCTGACTCTCCTTTTCTGGCATCTTCTCCAGAATCCGGATACACTGGCTGCCGTGGTAGACGAAGTCGAGTCTACTCTACCTCCTCTCGCCAACGATCAAATAGCCTATCCCATCCAAGGCCTTGAATCGTCGTTGAGTTATCTGATGGCCTGCGTTCGAGAGAACTTCCGGATAAACCCCGTGTTCACTATGCCCTTATGGCGTCGCGTCGGCCGTCCCGGTGGTCTCGAAATAGGAAAATACCATATTCCATACGGA ACAAACATCTGCATCTCCAACTACGTCCTCCACCACAACCCCGCCATCTGGGGCAATGACCATAACAAATTCAATCCATCCCGCTGGCTCGACGAGAAACGAAGCAAAGAACTATCCCGCTACCTAATACCCTTCAGCATCGGCCATCGCATGTGCATCGGCCGCAACCTCGCTATGACAAATATCCTCAAGACCGTCACGACTCTGCTCCGGGAATTCGATATCAAACCGGTAACAAAGCGGCAAACGGTAAGAGTGCACAGTCCTGGGATTGGGGAGATGGATGGGGAATTTTTGTGTACGGTTTTGGTACGGGAGGGATAG